From Verrucomicrobiota bacterium, a single genomic window includes:
- a CDS encoding biopolymer transporter ExbD, with amino-acid sequence MPGLPAPVAPITLEPVAGESDGQRVFARVCGFCDGHPEFRALRQRQSGCDRACRALVLKTSMRRFSQRNSLVTLSEINITPLLDLAFVLLIIFVIISPSIKSQQDHGMELDLPQGGGPAPKVDARDRRVVEINRDGAMMLDRQRMVPERIEQELVNTFRRNPNLVVQIRGDGMGRLADFMDIVDRCRRNGIFKFQIDTQPRKN; translated from the coding sequence ATGCCAGGCTTGCCGGCGCCCGTTGCACCGATCACGCTGGAGCCGGTGGCTGGAGAGAGTGATGGGCAAAGGGTTTTCGCTCGTGTCTGCGGTTTTTGTGATGGACATCCTGAATTTCGCGCGCTTCGCCAACGTCAGTCAGGCTGTGACCGAGCGTGTCGTGCCCTGGTGCTGAAGACCTCTATGCGGCGTTTCTCCCAACGTAATTCCCTGGTCACGCTGAGCGAGATCAATATCACGCCGCTCCTGGACCTGGCCTTTGTCCTCTTGATCATCTTCGTGATTATTTCCCCGTCCATCAAGTCGCAGCAGGACCACGGCATGGAACTCGACTTGCCGCAGGGCGGCGGGCCGGCGCCGAAAGTGGACGCCAGGGACCGCCGGGTCGTGGAGATCAATCGAGACGGCGCGATGATGCTCGACCGGCAACGGATGGTTCCCGAGCGCATCGAACAAGAGTTGGTCAATACGTTCCGCCGCAACCCGAATCTGGTAGTGCAGATTCGCGGCGACGGCATGGGGCGGCTTGCGGATTTCATGGACATCGTGGACCGTTGCCGACGCAACGGCATTTTCAAATTCCAGATCGACACGCAACCGCGAAAGAACTGA
- a CDS encoding MotA/TolQ/ExbB proton channel family protein has protein sequence MNIPVYFLAKTELELIYVWNKATPEGKAIIIILITFSIVAWSIMASKAVQMRRARRLNQYFDAEFRVQPTVLAIFDRRIQVDGCPLFAVYQEGCMELDSRLKAGDVARKVKQVSLKSMEHVKRTLERAVSQEALRLESGLIHLALAVSGAPFLGLLGTVWGVMSAFSDVALQGRADLAALAPGVSSALVTTVAGLLVAIPSMFGYNWLVHNLRAMTVELDNFAQLLVSKMEVEFLKDDDDSGT, from the coding sequence ATGAATATTCCCGTGTATTTCCTCGCCAAGACGGAGCTGGAATTGATCTACGTCTGGAACAAAGCCACTCCGGAAGGCAAGGCGATCATCATCATCCTGATCACGTTTTCCATCGTCGCCTGGTCGATCATGGCGTCAAAGGCCGTGCAGATGCGCCGCGCCAGAAGGCTGAACCAATATTTCGATGCCGAGTTCCGCGTCCAACCCACCGTGCTGGCCATTTTCGACCGTCGAATTCAGGTGGACGGCTGCCCGCTCTTCGCCGTTTATCAGGAAGGCTGCATGGAACTGGACAGCCGCCTCAAAGCGGGCGATGTTGCGCGCAAGGTCAAGCAAGTCTCGCTCAAATCCATGGAACACGTGAAGCGAACGTTGGAACGCGCCGTGTCGCAGGAAGCCTTGAGGCTGGAGTCCGGGTTGATTCACCTGGCGCTGGCGGTAAGCGGCGCGCCCTTCCTGGGCCTGCTGGGCACGGTCTGGGGCGTCATGAGCGCCTTCAGCGACGTGGCGCTGCAAGGCCGCGCCGATCTGGCTGCGTTGGCGCCCGGAGTTTCTTCCGCGCTGGTCACTACGGTGGCAGGTCTGCTGGTGGCGATTCCCTCCATGTTCGGTTACAACTGGCTCGTGCACAATTTGCGGGCCATGACGGTCGAACTGGATAACTTCGCCCAGCTACTGGTGTCCAAAATGGAGGTCGAATTCCTCAAAGACGACGATGACAGCGGAACATGA